TATGGCGTCGCGGAGCTGCTGTTGGTGAAGTTGGCACAGAAGATCCCAGTGCTGCAGTCGCTATTGGTTGCGCCACAGAAGATCCTGCGAGGTCAGCTGCAACCGAGACAGCCGCAGGTTCCCGATCCGGCTCCTGATCCAAGACGGATCGCGATGGAGGCGTGCCAGGCATCCTGCTGTTGGCCCACGGGCTGGTGGCGCAAGGGGATTCGCCCCCGTCCACTCCTGACGAGGTGGGCTCAGCATCGAGCCCAACTGCATGCGGGCTGTCGGCCACCAGCGCGGCTaagacgatgggctccacgcggTCGGGCCTGTCAGCCGCCCCACCGCGATTGGCTGCATGCGGATGCCCGCGACCGTCCTTGGATCGCGTGGCGCTGGGACAGCGGGACTAGCGCAGGGATCCGCCTCGGATCGAACGCCGTTGCCATCCAAATCTGCGCCGCTGCCGCCTGAAACTGCATGAGATCCAACGCCTTCTTTATCTGTTTCTGCATACATGAAATCATGACCCGAATATGCACAAATATCACTAGAATCCGAATTTTTTATGGAATTCTTCACAGGATCAGCTTTATATAATTCTCTCCCGTGATCTGGAAGAAGGGCTATTTCAGCACGTAAGAGAGCTCCAGCATTTGGGTGAAGTTTGGCAAACGGAAAGAGAGTTTCATCAAAAACAACGTCTCTAGAGATGTAGATACGGCCAGTGGCAATCTCTAAGCATTTGTACCCTTTGTGGAGAttactatagccaagaaaaacacattgGGTGGATCGAAACTCGAGCTTGTGGTGATTGTATGGACGCAAATTTgggtagcaagcacacccaaaaattTTAAGAGCGTTATAGTCAGGTGTTTGATGATATAATCGCTCTAATGGAGTAGAATTACCAATGACTTTACTCGGAAGATGATTGATAAGATAGGTGGCTGCAATAAATGCTTCACCCCAATATTTGAGAGGCATGGAGGCATGTGCAAGGAGGGAAAGACCAACTTCAACAATGTGGCGATGTTTTTTCTCAGCAGAGCCATTTTGCTGATGAGCATAAGGGCAAGAGACATGATGTTCAATGCCTATGCTACGGAAAAAAGAGTTGAGCttctcatactcccctccccagtcactttggactgcCAAGATTTTCCTGTTAAAGTGCCTTTCAACAAGCTTTTGGAATTCTTGAAACACAGAAAAACTTCAGATTTGTGCTTTAACAAGTAAATCCAAgtaaacttgctaaaatcatcaatgaaactgacataatatttTTTCTTTCAAAGGAATCTctagcatgaccccatacatcactgaaaataagctctaaaggagcatgagaCACACTGTTTGACCTAGGATAGGGGAGTTGATGACTCTTGGCACACTGACAAGCTTCACAAACAGACTCAATGGATTGGCTATATGACAAGGGCAAATTGCCTTTATTAACTACTTGCTTGACTATGACTGATGATGGgtgtcctaatctttgatgccaccgTGCCAAGGAGGGCTTGATGACAGAACAAGCATGACGACGTCTGTGATTGAAAACTCCGGATGAGATGGGGTAGAGCCCTCCAATGCATCTGCCGTGATGTAGAagttccctcgttgcccgatcctttaTAAAAAAGTAGCGAGGAtgagtttcaaagaagacattaTTATCGGTGGCTAAGCGAGACATAGAGGCAAGGTTTTTATCAGCTTGTGGAACATGAAGGACATCGTTTAGAACAAGATCACGTTTAAGAGTAGGAGAATTAATAAAAGCTTGACCGATGTGTTGAATATCCATACCTCCACCACTTGCAGTGTGAATCTGATCGTTGCCAAGGTATTTCTCCCAGAGGGCGAGTTGCTCTAGTTCACCAGTGACGTGGTCGGTTGCACCAGAGTCTACATACCACATGCCATCGCCCCCTTGCTCGCGCATAGCTGCAGCAACAAGACGTGCGTCGGGGACAAAATCTTCATCATACCTATGCCAGCAATCCACAACTTCATGTCCTGCCTTTTTGCAGAGTTGGCACCGAGGACGTCCCCGGGAAGAAgaggagcggcggccggagttgttGTTGGAGCTGCCGCCTGCTGGTTTATTGGTGTAGTTGCTGGAGTTGTGGTAGCCGCCGCCACCAGAGCTGTTGTAGCCGCCATCTCCCTGAAAGTGGCCACGCCCGCGCCCACCGGTGCGGGGCTGTCCCTGGTTACCGCGCCCACGGCCGCGACCACGAGAGGCAGCATTGGCAGAGGATTGGCGAAGGTTGGTGCCGTGAAGAAGACTGAGGCGGGCATCAAAGCTCAGGAGCTGGCTGTAGAGCTCCTGAACCGTGACCGGTTCCACCCGAGCAGAAAGCGCCGAGACGACAGGATTATATTCCATGTCCAGTCCGGCGAGAATTTTGGAGACGATCTCCGGATCggagagcgcggcggcggtgcaggCAACTTCATCTATAAGACTTTTAATTTTGCCAAGGTATTCAGCCATTGTCATATTACCTTTCTGAAGATTGGTCAGCTCGATGCGGGTATTTATGGCTTGAGCTTGACTCTGAGCAGCAAACATGGCATGGATGGCATGCTAAACTTCGGCCGGCGTCTGTAACGTGGCGACTTGTGCAAGAATATCGCGAGAAAGAGAGCCCATCAAATATCCTTGAAGTTGCTGTTGTTGTGCATACCAGAGGGTGTTTGCAAAGTTGGTGATCTGCTCTTCCTTGCCGTCCTTGGTGATGGTGAGGGTGGGCGGTGGTGCCGGGCTCTTCGCGTCGAGATGATGCTCCATATGTGCCCCTTTGATCTGCGGCAGCACGACGGCCTTCCAGAGAAGAAAATTCCCCCTCATCAGCTTCTCCTGTGGTGGTGATCCAAGggatgcggtggtggtggtggtggtggtggatgaggaggcgaaggtggaggaggaggtggtggaaagTGCACCCATGGTGCTGGGCGACATGGCGGCGGAGGTGGTAGACATGCTCTCCATGGAGGAAGGTAGCTAGATGTGTTTTTGTTGAGGAAGAGGCTCTGTTACCATGTCAAAATATTatgggaagcgtagaaccctttgcTCGGGCCGCATTGCATTATATGGAACATATGCTGTGGCTTACAAGTTTTAGATCGAGGCTAGATCGACCGGTTTACAGAGATATACTCGGGAGAGATGGaaacagaagaagagatagaataGGTTTATAGTTTAAAGAGAATTCTATCCCTATACAACAACTAATTCTAACAAAGAGAAGTGAGAGAAGGTTGGTTGGCTACCATGAAGTTGGCAACTCCGTGAAGAATTTCATTCCCACAGATGACGATGCAGCCAAAATCGCCTTCGTCCTCCTTTGGCGACGCGACGATCACTTCCTTGTGAAGATTTTCTCCCATGACTTCCCGCAAGACAGCATCACACCTATTGATTTTCCAATGGTACACCGGCGCCGTCGGACCGATGTGTCTGATTGCGTCACGCATGCTTTGAGTTCTTTTACCAGCAGATAGAAGACCCCTGCATATGTATACAGATCAACCATTGAGGTCGGTCAACATAAGAAATAAGCAACCAATCAGAGTAGATCACCCTTTGTGACCAGTAAAGATAGGCAGGAAGCAATCAATCAGACGGCTCGACGCTTACAATGTGAACAGTGAACCGCAGTTTTGATTCGACTCCTGACATAAATCAAGTGGAGAACGGCCTGTATATGGCGATGAGCATCCTGAAACCTGCAGCTCGCGAACACAAATCTGAGAATTGGAGGATTTGATCAACACAAACAGCGCGTGAGATGACGAAACAACAAGTCGACGTACCTGAGCTCGTCCGTGACGTCCTCCTCGCCCTCGCCATCTCCACATGTTGAGCGCGCCGACCACGACTCTGCCTTGGAGACCAGTCACGCCCGAGATGGAGCCCACGAGGAAGCGGGCGGGTGTGCCAAGGAGGGGGCGGAGCCCGAGCGCCCCGGCCCTGCAGCCGTGCCCCACCGCGTCGGCAACGGCATGGCACTCCGTGGAGAGACAGCGGCGTCCGTTATGGTTGGCCGTGAGTAGAGCTTGTGTGTGCCACGGACGACGGGAACTCGACGGGGACAGGGCCGAGCGCGGATCTTGCTCCCGCGAGGCCCACGGCATTGACGTCCTCCTCGCCGTGGCCCTCGCCACCTTCATCACCCAGGTCGAGTCGCACTCCCGTGGTGACGGAGGTGGAGCCGCCGAGGAGCGGGGATAGCCCGAACCCGAGCGTCCAGGTCGTGCCCTGCCACGTCGGCGACGTTGTGGCACTCCTGGGAGAAACGAGGGTGTCCGCTGTGGCTGGCCGCTACGTCGGCGCGCTCCACGAACGGGAGCCCGGAGAGGACGGGTCCGAGCGCGGATCCTGCTCCCGCGTGGTCCACATGGCTGAAGCCCTCTTGCGTGGTCGAGCGCACGGATGACGACTCCGCGGGGGTTCCGTCGTGCCGGAGCCGCCGACCGCGCAGGTTGAGCCGGCGGGTACGCCGAAGAGCGGGCGGAGTCCGAGCGCCCCGGCCGCGTGGCTGTGCTCCGCCACGTTGGAAACGGCGTGGCATGCGGTGTACACACGGCCCCTTCTGCTGTTGCTGGCGGTGACGGGGTCAGCGGTGTGACGACGGCGATAGGAATGGCGCGCCACTGCCTGAGTTCCATTGAGGAAGAGAGACGGGGGCGGCGAGGTTGGAGGGACTGGTTGCGTGTCCGCAGCCGGGATTTGGGGGCGCACAGCAGGGGAGATTTTATAGTGGCATACAGCGGCGAAGCGGTGACCGGTTGCAAAAGATCTTTCCAGAGCCAGACAAATCTAGAAGCAACCATCTAGAACCAATCGACGTACCCTCAATAAAAAAAAAGAACCAATCGACGTGGTGCAAGGTCAATCAACGTGGCGTAAGAATagaaaaggagcgagttcaccaGTAATGAAAATATCAACCACACGTGTCAAGTTAACAAGGGCtgtaaaaaaaattcagaataAACCAGGTAAATCGAACCCTTACGGGCCTAGTCTTCTTAGTATACGTCCAGCAAGGGGCATCGTGTTTGTGCATATTCTCAACTAGGATGTTTAACTCTATAGAGGATATACACGATGTAGTTTTCAAACTTTATCGGGTGTAACCAATTTCTTTATTCACTCGAACAAGTTTCAAAATTGCAATGAGATTTCCAAAATTCAGCAATTTTGGTGGGTATCGAAAATTGTGCCTCAAACTTTAGACCGATTCTAAATGAAATTCATAGCAAAATGATTTTTTTTGGTAAAATAAGTAAATTAACTTAGACCTCTTTGATATAGTGCCGATGCAATCTTCAAATTTTCTAATTTTTGGATATTTCTGTGAGCTGTGGTTTTTTTTTTGTTATCTAAATTTGAACCTTGCTCGCGGATAGGGACCCACCTCAAATGAAACCTCATGTGAAAATCTCtgacttctctctatctctttgccAATCTCGGCAAAACCATTCATTTGTTCTCTGCGCAAGGTTGTTGGCATCCTATGCAAGCAAGGCGTTCAGGTTCAATGTAACACGAATCTAGGACACTAAGATTGACGTAATTGTAGCCTGTAGACACCTCGTGCCAAACGCTAAAATATGCAACTTGCCGTGCGTTGCTTTGTATCAcgtcaagaaataaaaataaaacttttTGGAGCAACCGTCCAATCTGCGGGGGAAAACCACCGGTAGCCAGTATCCGTGGTGCAGCTCACCATGCGTCAGCACGTCCTGAACCCGGATATATATGAACCCGCTTTACAAAAATGTATTTTAGACGCGTTTTGAAATGTCAAAATATTCAAAACAAAATTCCGTGCATACATGTTTGCAAAAAATATGTCGGTGGCACAAAGTTTTGTGTAAAAAGGTCTTTTAATTTTGTCtccgcaaaaaagacaaattttagtGCTTCTAAATAGCGTTTCACGATACAatgttttgtcttttttgcacaggcaAAAAAAAGTTTTTTCCATGAAACTTTCTGACACACATAGAATATGGAGATGTCCGAATGCACTTTTTCCAGAAATTTTTGGCATTTCAAAATGTGTTCCCGAATATGGGTGTTCATATGTATCCGGGTTCATCCATGCACTTTTCTGCTCACCACCCCTTTCGATCAGTGTCTGATCTGGTAGAGCCTTGTGTTGACATTGTATGGCGCTGCTTTTGCTTTAAGGTGGAAGTGCCGACATGTGCAATCGCGTCCGTCCGTTCATGGTCGTCGCATGTCAGAGGATGTGTTTGTAGTTTCTATCACTTTTGAGGTGGTTTGTACAGCAAGTGAAATTTCAATATAAAGTGGAGACCTTTTCGCAAAATGGAAAAGGTTGCAAAGTGAATTATCTCTCACACAGATAATTGGATATTCTCTCGTAGACTTATGGCAAAGACATTCGGGGTTGTCTCTATCCCTCGATATAGTAAGATAACAACCCGATCAAAATCATGGGACTTTGCTCGCCTCCGAAGCAAGCAACGGAGGTGTACAAACAGATATGCACAAATGCAGGGAGGGTTCGT
The window above is part of the Triticum aestivum cultivar Chinese Spring chromosome 2A, IWGSC CS RefSeq v2.1, whole genome shotgun sequence genome. Proteins encoded here:
- the LOC123186311 gene encoding uncharacterized protein, giving the protein MELRQWRAIPIAVVTPLTPSPPATAEGAVCTPHATPFPTWRSTATRPGRSDSARSSAYPPAQPARSAAPARRNPRGVVIRALDHARGLQPCGPRGSRIRARTRPLRAPVRGARRRSGQPQRTPSFLPGVPQRRRRGRARPGRSGSGYPRSSAAPPPSPRECDSTWVMKVARATARRTSMPWASREQDPRSALSPSSSRRPWHTQALLTANHNGRRCLSTECHAVADAVGHGCRAGALGLRPLLGTPARFLVGSISGVTGLQGRVVVGALNMWRWRGRGGRHGRAQVSGCSSPYTGRSPLDLCQESNQNCGSLFTLGLLSAGKRTQSMRDAIRHIGPTAPVYHWKINRCDAVLREVMGENLHKEVIVASPKEDEGDFGCIVICGNEILHGVANFMVANQPSLTSLC